The segment CATCACCGTGCCCTTGTTGGTGCCCAACGAGTCGGTCAGCGCTCGACCGCTGGCCTCGTGGCACATGTTGGAGCAGTCCGGCATGTTGTTGGTACCGAACTCCCGCACCCACAGGTTGTACAGGAACGAGCCCTCGTTGCTGAGCCGGCCCGAGGTGTAGAACGTGGCCTGGTCCGGCGAGTCCAGCGCCCGCAGCTCCGCGCCGACCATCTCGAAGGCGCTCTCCCACGAGATCGGCACGTAGTGGTCGGTCTCGGGGTCGTAGGAGAGGGGCCCCGCGATCCGGCCGGCCGCCTCCAGCGCGTGGTCACTCCACTCCGACAGTTCCCGCACGCTGTGCCGGGCGAAGAACTCCTTGCCGACCGTCTTACGGGTCATCTCCCAGGTGACATGCTTGATCCCGTTCTCACAGATGTCCAGGTGCAGGCCATGACGGTCGTCGGGCCACGCGCAGCCGGGGCAGTCGAAGCCGCCGTTCTCCTGATTCATCGTTACGGTGGCCCGCACCCCGTTCACGGGTTCGCCGCTCTTGGCGATCACCCGCGCCACGGACTTCGCCGCCCCCCACCCCGCGCTGGGGTGGTTGTAGGGCCGCCAGTCGGGTGTCCCGCCGCCAGGCCCCCGCCCCGGCGCGGGGGAGTGCGGTGTCCCCACACTGAAGTTGTCCTGAGGTGCGTCGCCGTCAGTCATTCGGTGCTCCCGGTCGTGGGTTGCGGACATTGCCGCCGCCAAGAGGTCACTGCTTCGGCGGCGCGGCAGCGTGGATGTCGCTCAGGGTTGGGGACCTTCGGCCAGCATCGCCACCTCACCGGCGCTCCAGCCGCCGTCCACGGCCAGCTCGGCTCCGGTGACGTAGGAGGCGCCGTCCGACAGCAGGAAGACGTTGGCGGCCGCGACCTCCTCCGGCTTGCCGACCCGTCCCTCCGGCGCCAGCGGGTACTCGTGGTCCGCGGCGATCGCGCCCGCCTCGTGTGTCATCGGTGTGGCGATCATGCCGGGATGTACCGAGTTCACGCGGATCCGGTACAGGGCGAACTCCTCGGCCGCGATCTTGGTGAGGCCGCGTACGCCCCACTTGGACGCCCCGTAGCCCGACGTCAGGGGAACCCCGATCAGGCCGGCCGCCGAGGACAGGTTGACGATCGACCCACCCCCGACGGTGCCCATCGGGCCGAGCATCGCCTTGAGCCCGAGAAACACGCCCACGAGGTTGATCCGGACCACGCGTTCGAAGTCCTCCAGGGGTGTGTCCTGGATGAGGGTCCCCGAGCTCACTCCGGCGTTGTTCACCAACCCGTCGATGCGCCCCAATGTGGTCTCGGCATGATGGACCACCGCCTGCCAGTCGTCCTCCCGCGTCACGTCGTGGACGTGGAACTCCACGGCGCCGCCCAGACGCTCGGCGGTGGCCTGCCCCTCGTCCACCAGCACGTCAGTGATGAGGACCCGCGCCCCGGCCTCGACACACTGCCGCGCCGTGGCCTCCCCGATCCCGCGCGCGCCACCGGTGACGACGATGACCTTCCCGCCGAGATCCCGCATGCTGCCCCCTGGAGGTCGACTCATCTCCGGAACCTCGCCGGGGTCGACAGGGCGTAGTACCAAGCCGCGGTTCGGACTCGGGAAAATCTCCGCACAGGGCACAACCGAGGCCGAGTGCCGGGGTTCACGCACACCCCGGCCACCCGCCGACCACGAACCCGTCAATGGGCGGTCAGCGGGAGCGAAACGCTGGTTACCAGGGGCGAATCCGGCTGAAGAGCCGCTCCCATCGGGCCGCGTAGCTGTAGCGGAGCTGGATCGCGTTCGCCAGGCTCGTGGCGCGGTCCACGACCGGCTTGGCCATGTGCTTTCGCCCGGCCTTCCGGTAGACGCGGCCCATGCTGTAGAGGGTCTCGACCAGTACCCGCGGATCCTGCGCGCGTTCGGCGATGCTGACGGCGTGCTCGACTCCCCGCACCGCCTCCTCGTTTCGGTGCAGGGACACCGCCACCACAGCCCACGTGGACAGGGCCAGGGCCTGCAGGCCGACGTGTTGGAGTTCCTGGGCGAGCTCGGTCGCCTGGCGGGCGAGCTGCTCACCGTTACTCGTCTGCCCGCTCTGGGCTGCGGCGATCGCGCGCACGAACAGGCTCTCGGCGATCACACGGCGGGAGCCGAGCTGGTTCGCGATGATCAGGGCCTCTTCGGCGAGGTTCGACGCCGTCGCGGAGCGCATGATGATCAGCAGGGCGATGGCGCGTTCCCGCAGTGCCTCACACCGCAACAGTGGCGCGGCGCTACGGGAAGCCCACTCCAGGCCGTCCTTGAGGTAGCGGTCGGCCGTGATCGGGTCCGCTCCGTGCAGGATGGACAGCCGCCCCCGTCCCACACTGCATCGTGCGATGACCAGGCTCACGTCGCCCTGTCGCGCGATGGACTCCGCGTGCTGGAAAGCGACATCGGAGTCGGAGTATCGACCGCGTCCGAGCAGCGTGGTGGCCCGGCAAAGCTGGAGCCGGGCGGCGTAGGCGGTGGGCGGCGGCCCCTGTTCCGCCATGGCCCTGTCCGCGGCCATGAGCTTGGCGTCGACCTCCGCGAAGCGCTCCAGCTCCGAGAGGGCCTCGGCCTGCCCGAGCAGGGCCTCCGCCCGAACCGCGTGGTCGGTCGGACCTGCCGCCTTCTCGGCCGCGATCCACCGGTCCAGCGCGGCGACCGGATCGTACAACGCGGCCAACAGGTCGGTCGCCGGCAACACCGGGCCTCGCGCCACGGGTGGGGGAGTATCGCCGGGAACAGCGGACGCGAAGCCGCCCGGCGGCACGGAGTGCCTCGCTCCTGGCTGCGGTGCGTGCGACGCGGCCGGGGGAGGAGAGGGCATGTCCGCCTGCGGAGGCGGGGAGGCCGCGGGCGCGGTGGGCTGGGCAGCGGCCTTCGCGGCCACGGCGGCGGTGCCCGTCGCGGGGGGCGGCGCGCCTCCCAGCAGGAAGTCCAGGACGTCCCGCGAACTCGGCCGGTCGTCGGGCCGTTTCTCCAGGCACGACCGGACGATCGGCAGGAGCAGCTCGGGAACCCCGTCCAGCACCGGTTCCCCGGTGGCGACGCGGGCGATCCGCGCCATGTTGCTCTCGCCCGGAAACGCCTGGCTCCCGGTCGCGGCGAACACCATGACGACGCCCCACGCGAACACGTCGGCGGCGGAGGTCAGCCGGTCCCCCTCCAGTTGCTCCGGCGCCATGTACCCGGCGGTCCCGACCATCGTCGCCGAGGTGACGGCGGTTCCCTCGACCGCTCGCGCGACCCCGAAGTCAATGACGCGCGGCCCCTCCGGCGCGAGCATGATGTTGTCCGGCTTCAGGTCACGGTGCACCACCCCAGCCGCGTGGATCGCGCACAGCGCGGTGGCGGTCTGCACGGCGAGCCGCTGCAGGTCACTCCCCGACCGGGGCCCGTTCTCCGCGACCGCCTGCTGCAAGGTGGGCCCACTCACGAACTCCGTGGCGATCCACGGCCGCTCCGCCCCCGGGTCGGCATCCAGGATCTCCGCCACACAGAACCCCTGCACCTGCCGCGCCGCGGTCAACTCCCGCGCGAACAGGTCCCGCACCTTGTCGTCGTCGGCCAGATGCGGATGCAACAGCTTGACGGCCGCCTGCCGCCCATTCTCGTCGCGCCCCAGGTAGACGCTACCGAACCCGCCGCTGCCGAGCTTGTCCAACAACTCGAACCCGCCGACGCTGTCCGGCTTGTCCGCCATAACCGTCCTCCCCGAAGGCATGCCGCGAATGACACCCCAACCCTAGATCCTCCAGCGACGACCACCGGCCCCCAAGCCGCCGAGAGAACGTCCTCCTAGCCGCCGGGAGCGGGATGCCCCTAGTAACGGCGTGTCTACGGTCTTCGGCATCCGCCAAGTACGCCTCAGCGGCGGCAACAGCCGGCCGAATCCCCACGCAGCAGAGTGCCCCAAGCCGGACACACAGCGAGGCCTCGAGGCGGCCCATCCCCGCGTCTGCGGGGCTCACCGAACTCCGCTACGTGGTGGCGGAAGTGTGATCCGGTCCATCCCCGCGGGTGCGGGGCTCACACGTTCGCGGGGATCGACCGCGCCACATCCCGCAGGTCCATCCCCGCGTGTGCGGGGCTCACGGCGGGCGGCGTCCAAGGCGACCACCCACCTGCAGGTCCATCCCCGCGTGTGCGGGGCTCACGGCACCAACACACACAAGCCCCGGCAGAACCTGGTCCATGCCCGCGTGTGCGGGGCTCACGAGTTGACGCTGCTCGACACCAACCAGGTCCCCCGGTCCATCCCCGCGTGTGCGGGGCTCACGGTGAACACGATCCCGGATGGGTCGTGCGAACCCGGTCCATCCCCGCGTGTGCGGGGCTCACCATCACGTGACACGGTGTCGGTGCCCGTCGCCCGGTCCATCCCCGCGTGTGCGGGGCTCACTGAATATCAACCGCCTCGTCGACCGTGCGTGACGGTCCATCCCCGCGTGTGCGGGGCTCACAATTCGATCTCGTCGTATACAGGCATGGGGTCCGGTCCATCCCCGCGTGTGCGGGGCTCACCCCGACACGACCCGCATCCAGGAGAGCATCGTCGGTCCATCCCCGCGTGTGCGGGGCTCACCCGGCGCGAGGGGGAAGGAGTCAGGCGCGCGTCCGGTCCATCCCCGCGTGTGCGGGGCTCACCCGCCTGAACCTCGAACGAGACGACGTGGCGACGGTCCATCCCCGCGTGTGCGGGGCTCACCGCGATCATCTCCTCGATGTAGTCGATCGTCAGCGGTCCATCCCCGCGTGTGCGGGGCTCACCAGCGTCGGCGCCCCCGTGGTGTTAGTGGTGACGGTCCATCCCCGCGTGTGCGGGGCTCACCCGCCCCCACACAGCAGGGCCCCACGCCGGTCCGGTCCATCCCCGCGTGTGCGGGGCTCACCTGTCTGTCCCGGCCCCGGGAGACGTCCATTCGGTCCATCCCCGCGTGTGCGGGGCTCACCGTTCCCGGAGGACACACCACTGGCCCGGACCGGTCCATCCCCGCGTGTGCGGGGCTCACGGCGGAGAACCCCAGGATCTCCGCCACCCACGGCGGTCCATCCCCGCGTGTGCGGGGCTCACACATCAACCGCACACAGCACTGTCAACTCCACCGGTCCATCCCCGCGTGTGCGGGGCTCACACGATCTCCGGGGAGATGCCCCGGGCCGAGACCGGTCCATCCCGCGTGTGCGGGGCTCACTGTACACCCGCGATTCGATGTGGGGAGGCTTCCGGTCCATCCCCGCGTGTGCGGGGCTCACCTTAGAGCCCCCGTGTCCGATTTCTCCTGGTTCGGTCCATCCCCGCGTGTGCGGGGCTCACCGGCAGAGACTGCGGGAGTTGGGGACCCGGTTCGGTCCATCCCCGCGTGTGCGGGGCTCACACCACGTTCATGGGACTCCTCCCGGAGTCACTGGTCCATCCCCGCGTGTGCGGGGCTCACACCGCCACCACACGCCCAACCAGGACACGAACCGGTCCATCCCCGCGTGTGCGGGGCTCACTGCGCGGGGTAGGGCATGGGATAGCGCGTGGGCCGGTCCATCCCCGCGTGTGCGGGGCTCACCAGCGCGCGACCTGGGGTTCCTCGGTGTCGTTATCGTTCCGCGACGTTCGAGGTGGGATTCAGCGTCTCATGACACCCAAAATGAGGGGGAAGTGGACCATTGTTGTCCGCTTTGCTTGCCGGTTTGCTTGCTCGATTGGGGAATCGCGGACAGGGCGTGTCCGCGATGGCCGTGGAGTGTGGGGCGCCACGGGCGGACATCCACCGCTCGTCTCCACATGCGCGGGGCTTATCGGACGCGACCGGGGCTTCTTTGGCGCCGGTGCAGCTTCGCGATGTCGGGGTCAGGGTTCTTGTTTGATCGTGGCCTCGAAGACAGGGGAGAGAGCCGCCTCACCGTCCTTGGTCCCGCAGGTGGGCCTGCAGCTCCTCGTGGACTTCGGGGTCGTCGGGGGTGTCCGCGAGGCGTTCCCAGAGGGTGGCTTCGGATTCCTCTCCGGTGGAGGCGAGGCCCTTGGCGAGTAGGCGCATGGCGCCGGTGTGGCCCTGGGTGGCGGCGCCGCGGAGGAGGTATTCGGGGAGGCCGGCGCCCTGTTGGGCTCGGAGGACGGCCAGGTCGTACATGGCGTCGGCGTGGCCGCGCTCGGCGGCGGTTTGGAGGAGCTTCTCGGCGTCGGACTCCTCGCCCTGGCGGCGGAACAGTAGGCCGGCCTCGTAGAGCGGGGTGGGGTCGTCAGGGGCGTCCGCGGCGCGTTCCCACAGGGCGGCTTCGGCCTGGTCCTGTTCGCCGCCGTGGTCGCGGAGCACGGTCGCCAACAGACGGACCGAAGGCGGATTCCCGGTGTACGCGGCGGCGCGGAGCCAGCGTTGCGCCTCGGACATGTCCCCTCGGCGGCCGCTCAGCATGCTGAGGTTGTGCATGGCCTTGGCGTCTCCCGCGCGGGCGCCCCTTCCGAGCCAGCGGGCGGCGTCGTCAAGGTCGTCCTGGCGCAGACGCAGCGTGCCGAGCAGGCTCATCGCCCGGGTGTTGCCGCCGGTGGCGGCCGGGGTGTAGGCCTCCACCGCGTCGTCGAGGCGGTCGTTGTCCTCGAGCAGGATGCCCAGGTTGCAGGCCGCGTCCAGGTCGCCGTCGTCGACGGCGGCTCGATACCACTCCTCGGCGCCGGCGACGTCCCCCTGTTGCGCCAGCAGGTACCCCAAGTTGAACCGCGCCCCGGCGTTGCCGGTCCGCGCCGCCGCGTGCAGCCATTCGGCGGCCTCGTCGGTGCGTCCCTGTTCGGCCAGGTAGGCGCCCAGGTTGTTCATCGCGCGCGCGTCGCCGTCACTCGCCGCGGCGCGGAGCTCGGCCTCGAGGTCGACGCTCGCCCCCGGCTCGGCATCGTCAGGCTGAGACCGATCGGCGGAGGTGGGCATGGGCAGCGGCCTTTCACTGGGAGGGGGTGGCAACGAGGGGATGTTCCCTATGATGGACGCCGCTTGGGAGTGAGCGGTTCCGCGCGAACCGTACACCCCGTGGGGAACGCGGCGTGACACGCGGTCACCCGTGCGGCCCGGCCGCGGCTCTCAGAGCAGGGAAGAACCGTCCCGATCAGGAGGACAACGGTGGCCCGCAGCGATTGGCTCAACCTGTTCAGCATCGAGCACGCCCACCCCCTCGACCCGCCGGAGGCGGTGGGAACGCTGCGCATCCTCGTCGAGGAGTCACAGGGCAGCGGCTGGTTCCCGGTCCTCATGCCGCAGGCGTACACCGACTGGGTCGAGGCCTCCTCGGCGATGCTGGAGCTCGCCCGCACCTACCTCCCGTCGAACCTGTCGTCCCCCACGGAGCGCCTGGTGTTACGCCAGGACGAGAACACGTGTGTCGTCATCCTGCGTGGGTTCGGGCGTGACCACCACGCCAGGATCACCATCTGCGAGCGGTTGGAGGCCCCACCTCCCGTGCCGCCCGCCGACGACAACCCCTACTGAGCACCCATCACTCCGCGCTGGTGCTGGGCTCCTTCCGGTAGAGCAGGTCGACGTAGTCCGGGTGGAGTTGGATCCAGCCCTT is part of the Spiractinospora alimapuensis genome and harbors:
- a CDS encoding SDR family oxidoreductase, whose protein sequence is MSRPPGGSMRDLGGKVIVVTGGARGIGEATARQCVEAGARVLITDVLVDEGQATAERLGGAVEFHVHDVTREDDWQAVVHHAETTLGRIDGLVNNAGVSSGTLIQDTPLEDFERVVRINLVGVFLGLKAMLGPMGTVGGGSIVNLSSAAGLIGVPLTSGYGASKWGVRGLTKIAAEEFALYRIRVNSVHPGMIATPMTHEAGAIAADHEYPLAPEGRVGKPEEVAAANVFLLSDGASYVTGAELAVDGGWSAGEVAMLAEGPQP
- a CDS encoding serine/threonine protein kinase; this encodes MADKPDSVGGFELLDKLGSGGFGSVYLGRDENGRQAAVKLLHPHLADDDKVRDLFARELTAARQVQGFCVAEILDADPGAERPWIATEFVSGPTLQQAVAENGPRSGSDLQRLAVQTATALCAIHAAGVVHRDLKPDNIMLAPEGPRVIDFGVARAVEGTAVTSATMVGTAGYMAPEQLEGDRLTSAADVFAWGVVMVFAATGSQAFPGESNMARIARVATGEPVLDGVPELLLPIVRSCLEKRPDDRPSSRDVLDFLLGGAPPPATGTAAVAAKAAAQPTAPAASPPPQADMPSPPPAASHAPQPGARHSVPPGGFASAVPGDTPPPVARGPVLPATDLLAALYDPVAALDRWIAAEKAAGPTDHAVRAEALLGQAEALSELERFAEVDAKLMAADRAMAEQGPPPTAYAARLQLCRATTLLGRGRYSDSDVAFQHAESIARQGDVSLVIARCSVGRGRLSILHGADPITADRYLKDGLEWASRSAAPLLRCEALRERAIALLIIMRSATASNLAEEALIIANQLGSRRVIAESLFVRAIAAAQSGQTSNGEQLARQATELAQELQHVGLQALALSTWAVVAVSLHRNEEAVRGVEHAVSIAERAQDPRVLVETLYSMGRVYRKAGRKHMAKPVVDRATSLANAIQLRYSYAARWERLFSRIRPW
- a CDS encoding tetratricopeptide repeat protein; the protein is MPTSADRSQPDDAEPGASVDLEAELRAAASDGDARAMNNLGAYLAEQGRTDEAAEWLHAAARTGNAGARFNLGYLLAQQGDVAGAEEWYRAAVDDGDLDAACNLGILLEDNDRLDDAVEAYTPAATGGNTRAMSLLGTLRLRQDDLDDAARWLGRGARAGDAKAMHNLSMLSGRRGDMSEAQRWLRAAAYTGNPPSVRLLATVLRDHGGEQDQAEAALWERAADAPDDPTPLYEAGLLFRRQGEESDAEKLLQTAAERGHADAMYDLAVLRAQQGAGLPEYLLRGAATQGHTGAMRLLAKGLASTGEESEATLWERLADTPDDPEVHEELQAHLRDQGR